tcaatttcactcaacccacggttttcatgGTTCATTGTAAATTTTCCATGGACCCCGTGGATCTCCCCCtgttccccctccccctaaaatttttaaaacgcTAAATTTTCCCCCCACCTTACAGGCACCCGCGAGAGAATACTATAGCGCGGACAAATCTAATCCATTTTTTGACCAAACATTATCATTTCAACCTCttatttcaacacaaatcaaatctacacatccaataacacaaaacccctcaagaaattcaagcaaaacaaccaagaatcaaaacattttatgcattgttcaaaatcgtaaccctaaacattcaaacctcaaaatctccctcaaatctcaatactcctaacaataaattgattcaaacaagaagttgGATGATGTACTattcttatttgtcatttttggttgtcgaaaaacacaaaaaattgaCGGAAAAAACCAAAACCCGTTGCACTCGTTGGAGACCTATAAATCTGTGGGAAATGTGGATGATGTactattcttatttttctctgaatttaaacagtaaatttgtgggaaatgtggggtttatatataagggcagttTAGTTATTTCCCAAATTGAGGGTATTTTCGCTTAATCTTTAGGGTTTTGGACAATTTTGCTTAACACCCTTTAGTTTTaggcatttattataatttcccaatTAACTAAATCCAGAAAATGTGGATGCATGCTCCCATGACAATTCAAGCTGATGATACACTTATCCATTATTCAACGATCTagcattttaattatctaaattaacttaagttaattaaaaatattagtgcATGGTCCTCATCAACTGCTAAATTGAACCTATCATgatcaaaagtttctttgattttgaagaCTGAAAATGATAACATTAAATGATGGAAAGCAATAATTTGTAGAGATAGAAGCCAGAAAAACTTCTTTATTACAAAAGGCCTTGGCTCAAAAAATGCAACACAAAAGGCCCAAACACATTTCTGTGGTGTTTATGGACTTTCTTTCTCTCTGCTGTCTGCAACTCCAGCCACTAAGTTTTAACTAGTGCTGTCCCTTTATTTCCAAATCTTtcgtttttattttctgttttcctATCACTTTTGACCACTCTCAGGTAAACCATTTgtgaaaactttatttaaaaaaaaaattgacctttttttccttctgattttgtattttctttcgGGTATTCATGGCTTCTAATACTGCAAACTTGGTTCCACCATTGTTGGTTCAAGGTAGAAGAACCCTTTTCAGAACTCTTGAAAAGCTCCCATTTTTTCCCATCAAAGGTGAGCCTTAACTTTCTACTTTGAAGCAGCCTTTtgtaaatacatatttatattgttgTCCTTTATGAACTATAGTTTAGCTTAAGCAATACCTTTGTTTGAATGGCCCTGATCAATAATACTTCGAAAACACAttttaatcacataaaataggtataaatgatatatcttcatataatttgataatgttaaattaaatctaaaataacttttaatcaCATAGTTACATATCTCCtatatacctattttatgtatttaaagtgtgtatatataacattattctttctttatcaataaaaactatatatatacattttggaGTATACAAAATTAGCATaataataacattcaatcacatgattacatatatttatgtatttattttgtatacttaaagtgTGTATATGTAACATTATTCTTAATTTGTGTAACTACTGGTAAGTGAAAGTGTGAAACTGCCAACGTGAAAAGTTAAGGCTGGATTGTAAACTTGAGAGAGCTAAGCAGGATACCTAATGTTATTTTGCTGATTTTTTCGCTTGAAAATCTATATCAAACCAAGCAACCCATAACCtagtttgttttttcttttaatacttTAAGACTTTGACTCATGTTAAGGTAAAACCTTTAAGGGATTGGAATAAATTTTTGGAAGAATAAAATGTGTAATGCCATGCTTGCGAAtcttatattttgatttgtaaGTAAAATATCAAAGTGAGGCATTTGCATTCATTGAGTTCAATTCGATCTTCTGTTCTCTGCATCTActgatttttcttgtttatagaTAGACAATACCGTATTAGTGTTGTGATAGCGACCGATGAAAGCTCTGATTCTTCATCCTCCCTAACTATTGTTAAGTCCGTGCAAAATGTTGTAAGTACTCTAATATTGACTTCCTGGCCGAGCTGCAGTTGATTGTGTTTTAGAGAAGTAAAAGATTATGTTGCTTTTGTTTCAAACACAGATTGATATTTTCTGAAATGGCTTTGAGTTTTCTGAAACAGTGGGATAACTCTGAAGATTGACTGGGACTGATTGGTTTGGGGTTTGCAGCTATTGTCAGCGTATGGGCATCAGTAAATCTTGTCACTGTAATCTTTCAAACTCATAATTTTCAATGTTCTGACAAATTAATCTTCAGAAATCAAAAGTCCTACTTTTAAAATCCTGGGAAATACATATGTTACTCCATTTGATTGATGGAAGGAATAGACATGAACTAGCTACAGGAAGCATTTGCCATTTCTCATAAAAAAGTTGTTTATCTTTTGCAACTGGGAAGAAGGGAGGCTTATTGCCTTCAGTTCcccattttctcttattttgatttgagAAATCTGAAACGCCAATGTTCCTTGAATGAAGAATTCCATAGCATTTGCGTTGATAATATTTTTGTGATAGACATTGTtcactttttattttacttCTTGCAGAGACATACTTAACGACTACTTGCATTCAGCTTTTTAAGGTTTCAGATAGTAACAGTTCCTCTTCTCATTGACATGAACAAGCCATTGACAAGTTGCCACTCCTCCCAAATGTATTAGAATTAATCAGAATATTGTTCTCTACTGTAagtattgaatatatatatatagactaCTTACTGGTGATGGGAGAAGAATATGCTAAAATCTTTCAAGAtctttaaaccattaatttctctcaaatattttctatattatacaTGCTTCTCATGCTTCTCATCTTTTGCATAAAtattaactcaaacttgtttcCCTTCTTTTCAGTTGTTTGTATACCGCTATCTCTTGTTCAAACCTGATAGGTAACTGTATTTGCAGCTCATATTATTCATGAAAATAGCAATTGTCTAACTTGAATTCTGTGCTTTCCTGCTTACAGGGAGGAGCTGTTCCAAATCGTCAACAAGACAATATCCAATATCTTGGGCCAGTGAACTGCACGGCCGAATAACAAAGTAATATAATCAGAGTGTTTAAGTTATGATCGCATCTTTTCTCTGTGTGGATTGTATACCTGTATAATAGTCACAACGGATGCAGGGCTTACATTTTCATTTGAAAGGGTGGTCTTTTTGTAGGCTTCATGATTGAATAACTCTATGGTTCCCATTCCCAATTCCCAAATGTGGTTGTCTTGGAACTTCATTTTTGCAGGCTGACTTTCAGAGTAGTGCTACATCTTTGTCTGTCATTTGCCCAGGAGAAGGGAAAGAAATTTTGTTATCGCAGATCAATCTTAAAAGCTTTTAGACAGTTTTGACATCAAATTGAATTCGACCATCGACATGTATGTctaatttttgaagattttaagACGTTTACAGGAAATCAAATAACTAATTGCATTTCCATGCAACAGCAGCCCCAGCGCATTGACTTGACGACTGGAGCTGTCAAAATCTTGTTATAAAGTGTATTAGCAAAGATTCAAGCTCAAACGTCGATAATTACTCAGTGGATTGCTAAAGAGAGAAGATGAAGAATGTTTGCCGAAGGGATTGCAACATTAAGATTCAATAAACACCTCATAGTTCAAATCAAAGTGGCCAAATATTTATTGGCAAGAAACTCTTAAAACATCGGGAATAAGTAAAACATCAGAAAACGATATTAAGTTGGTTAATAACCGAAGAGATTTTCCCGCCACAAACCGTTACTTGCTTCAATACTCGAATCATTCTACAGAAATATTCGAAACTACTTGTCTCGTCTCTTTGATCGGTGTTTTCCCATCTCTCATTCTTCATATCTTTGTATTCCATTTGTGaaataaaatccaaaatgatccttcatttcaaatccATAAAAACAGAGCTTGTAAAAAGACCCCTCTCATACGCTTCTTCACTCTCCTCTCTActaaacaataacaaatttcaCTTGGTGTAACGAGAATTTGAATCGACTGGCGCAAGATGACATCCTTTAACAAAAAGCCAAAAGTCTTACTCTCATATAAGtcaattgtcaaaataatattctctaatttttaaaattcaaatatcacccatcaattattattattaaaaaaatctatttgttataaggatgaaaatattatttaacttataatattaaaaaaaaattatcttatttttttacattaattttaaaaattaaaaatttatctcctaccttaatttcaaaaatttactttttttttttctagagttTTTATTTTACTCATAACAATCATcccttcaaattttaaaatattacagttaTACTATATAAAATGGATTCTCTTTTTTCAGTGACCTAATCCATCTACAAAATCATCCCATATCTAGTCACcttatcaaactcaaatcaacctTTACCCTACTACAACCACAGTCTCATGGGCGACCAAACAAATTCTTCAAGAAGGATTCCTACTCATCCCCAATTTACCGAAGTCACAATACAGTCTTCCACGTAAGGGTTATCGAAATGTATATAATAAAGAGTTGGATGAGAGAAGAGGCAAAGGGCTCTGTTTCTAGTGCAATGAACGATACACCTTTGGGCACGTAAACAAAAATAAGCGGATGCTCACTCTGCGGTTACGGGTTAGCACAAGTGAAAAGGAGGAGGAACTTGAGGAAGGGATAAAGAAGGAAATAGGGAACCTAACTTAATACAACTTTCCCTTAATGTTCTGGTTCGAGAGTGATGAGATTAAATGGGGTGCACGGAAAAAGACCATTGTATAAATTGGTCAACTCAGGAAGCACTCACAACTTCCTGAGTGAGTCGACAACTTATAGGTTAGGGTCTGTGCTTAATCCAATAGAGGGAACCAAAAGTGATTGTGGCAAATGGTTAAGAGTTCCATTGTAATTCTATGTGTGAGAAGTTTGAATAGTAGACTCAAGGACAAAAATTCATCAATGATGCTACATTCTTCCCCTGGACAATTATGATTTGATCTTAAGGGCTCATTGGCTTGCAACACCCTAGGGGATATTTTATGGAATTTTGAGGAGCTTCGAATATCCTTAAACCAAGGAAAGCAACAATGTGTATTACAGGGGAATGAAGGAAAGGAAATGGCAGTCATTAACCACTCTAGACTACAGAAGTTGTTGCGCAAAAACCAGCAATTAGATTCTGTACAACTGATGATGCAATATGGAGGAGCTGAAGTAGCTATGCTACAGGCAGTGAGTAGTCTACCAACAAATATTGGTAAAAGATGGAGTTGTTGTCAAGTCAATTTTGTGACATTTTCAGAGAACAAGGACTGTCATTTGGAAGGGAGCAAGACCATAATTTTTGTGATGTGGTATTATGCTCTTGCGATGATTATTCGTAAATGGAACAAAAAGCCTTTTTGGCATTTCAAATTCAGAATTTCTTGCTCTTTTAAGCAAGTTTGTTACAAGTCAGGAAATGATTTCTGAGAACCGAAAAATGGAATCTGTTGGGGAATGGATGCTGATCTGAAGGAAGCATATCTGTTGTATGAAATTGCTGATTTTCTCACAGCTCCTGAAGTGCatggtattaaaaaaattgggtttaGCTTTTCTCTGACTGCTTTTGACCAAATGTAATTCACGGTTGCTCACATGTTGAGAGAAAATACCCCAtagggagaaaaaaatatttgactCAGAAATGGAATCGATAATAATTAAAGCAGTGGTGGAAGTGAATGGGAAAAGCGCTTCATTGTTAGAACGACAGCCATAAAACTCCAGTTATTTCACTCTCTGGTGTTTtcatgaagaaaattttatgtttaattgtCTCTCCATGGAGACCAGCTATTTGTGTCTTGGTAAATGATTGACCTCTGTGTTTCAAAGGCAGTAAAAAAAGTAATGCTATGCctattcacttttaaatatacaattggatatatagataatgtatccAGATATGACTAAGggttactttatccttaattcaaaattattgaattaaatgtGTTGgcaaaaaaactcttaaaaacACTTATAAGAATGAaatggaatttaaaaaaaaaaaaatcacttgaaaCATGATGAGCTGTGTTGCCATTGAGTTTCCTTCAAGCAGTGATTGCAGGTGTCAATGGAGATGTCTCAGTGTCATCTGGATTATAAGTTTTTGGGATGTTACTGTACCTGCAATTCCTTTTCACTTTTGCTTCGTCTCCATCTTCAGTTCTGCCTGATGAGCTAATTTtgggaaaaataagaaaaaaaaagggtacAAGATAAATATGCTTATAGTTTAATTAGCAAAATCAAGCAGAAGTCGGACTAACCAAGCCATGCTCTAAGAAGTGCCGGAAAGGTGTGAGGGAGTATATATAACTCtggagaaaattttattttattttttctctcgcTTGATGACTGAAAGAGATTACTGATACTATAAAGGTTAAGTACTCAATGTTATGgttgctttttctttttatttgattctttttgaGGATATTGAGACTTTGCtgttaaaatgttttttctgagcaataacataaaataacagCTGATGACACAATCATTGATACTCACTATGAACTTTTATGACTTTTTCATGTTTGTGAATTATGTAATGGTAGTTGTTCAGCAAGTATGGTAAGGTGTAGAATCTTACCTTTCAGGTCTCCCAGAGTGATGATCTTTCTAAGACAGTTTCTGAAGATTTTTAGGACTAGCTCTTCTTGTTTTACATAGAGATCCGACTTGCAGCCATTGTTCGGGATCTGATCTTGTCTAGCTCCAATGAATGATCTATCTTTTGTGTTCACTGCATCACCTTGATAACCACTCAAATGGTCAACATATACCTCTTTCTGAATGTCCTGGACCTCAAGAATTTTTGTAGTCCCCTTTTCTCTTTTCGCAGGAATGATTGAAATACCATTTTTATCTGAAGTTAATGAAGGCAGAGTTAATAAAATTCAGCGTGCTCATAACTGATAATCTTTCCTTGAAACTTTTGAGACGCTGAGCATAAAAGCAAAGATAAACTAATACAACTTAAGGATTGGTAAAGATCGAAGAATTTTAGTTCTGTAAGCCATGATGTATTTTATCAGTCTATACCTGGAACTATTTTAGCAGTTTCTGACACTAGAATCAAAAGCGAGCAAAGTTCTTCCATGTCTTGTGAACGAATTGTGTCTGCTAACAGCGATCTTGCACATGATCAGCAATACTGTTAGTGGCTATTGAGAAGAAAATGGAGCAATATTTGAATTGCCGAGTAACATAGCATAATTGAGAATTAACATATACCTGAAATGAAACTCTGAAGAGCCTATTGTAGCAGAACTAACAATGTGGTCAACAGGATCATCGGATGAGCCAGACAAGGGACTAGAAACTCTGAGGGGGTTTGCCTGCTAACGATACAGAACATAAACCACTTATATAAAGGAGAAGATGGATAGATGAAGTAAACCACTTATACCAAGACAATTTTGCTGCCAAAGGAAGGTAAATAATGTTCGATGCCCTATTCAAGCTCTAGAGGCAAAGTAAGGAGATCAAGTGAccatttttaagttaattatttatactcttctAGACTTTTATTAGCTTTAAAATTAATTCCCTGTAGCCTGATGTGCAAAAATTCTTGCTGACCAGTTGGAAAAGAGAAATATTTGAGTCACAATGCAAAGAGTCTAACCTTTCGTTCATTTATGAGCCCCTGATTTGGCGGATCCTTATCATTTGAATTAAGGAACTCATGAAACTTTCTCTTTCTGGATGCTATTAAGAATCTGTGACCTGACAACCCTATCGCAGTAGATATGGCAGTGTTAGCCTGATGGATGCATacttttctcttaaaattttccCCACGAGGGGAAGTTATTTTCTGCTCCAGTCCTTGAAAATTCTTGCAGATGTCAGTATTACTAAGGTTTCCATCAGTTACATTATCAGTCTCCACAGatccttcaaaaatcttttTGATGCTCGTAATACCATTTCCTCCAGAAACAATGAGACTCTCCTCGCATCCTGCAAAATTCTTGCAGATTTTGGTATTATTAGAGTGTCTTTCGAGGAGAGCCATGCTTTCCACACAACCTTCAGAATTCTTACAGTCCACACATCTGCAATTTTCAGAGCAGTACACTTTAGCTTGGTAGCATTCACAATACTTCTTGATGCACCCGGTCCTTTTGCAGCCGCATCCCCTGTAGTGTTTCATTGGAACATTCTCCTTATCATCCTACACTTGTCACAGACCATTCCATGTATCGACAATAATCAGAAATATCAATATTGGATAAGAAAATTAAGGTTCTTGTCCATCTGAATAATCTACCTGACAAAACCACAATGGCATGTACTATTCTTTAagttcttttttgtttcttgttttttgtttttttatgtttaatgcTTAAGAACTAATCAAAACTCCTAATAAAGGAACGAATGTTTAACATACGTCAGCGATTTAGTGAGTAATTTAGGCCTTTATATGCGTACAAATCCTAGTTGAATACTACTGTAACATGgtataaaaaatgatagaaacAGCAAATCTCCAACACAACTACGAAGAACACTGCTTATGTCATAATCCAAATATACACCCACAATAACTTAAAAGATCTCATTTTCATACCCCATTATTTAGAGCAACACATGGACTGCCAGCAATCTTCGGGCTGAATGCGTAAGCGTTACGCTCTAGTATACTTTCTATAGCTGCTCGCCTTGAAGCCTCATTTTCAACATTATTTCGACAACCGATACAGTTGCACTTGTGCCCATCGCAGTACACTCCAGCAGCGAAGCACTCACAGTACCTAATCATTTGAAGATAAGAATTCTCTAAATGATTACATCTCTAGCCAAAGCAAAGACGATGCATTAGAACTAAATAAAATACGTATCCATTGTCCAGCTTTCAATCAAGTATACTCACAGCTTTAAGCATCTGGATCGTTTGCAACAGCAACCATTGTTGCCTTTAATGTTAGGCCGGAAATGCATTTTTGGAGGTTCAGCTTTACTGCTTGAGATAATGTCAGGGCAAACATCAGACGACCTTTGAAatcaacaattaaactcaaacatCTAGTCCgtttatttctttcattttcttatcaTTTCTCGGCAACCAAACACAAGTAAATTTGTAAGCTTtttcatcaataaaacaaaaacattacTCAAAAGATAAAATGAACTAATAATAAAAGGAATAAAATATTAGCATAAAGAccttttgaaaagaaaagaacactCACAATGGAGGCGAATGCAAAGCCGTGTTTGACTCGACCGGCGGAACTGAGATCTCTGGTGATCGCATTGCAGTAACCGGAGACAAGCCGAACTCCGTGAAAACTAGCTGTTTAATGATATTCACTGGCGAGGAAACTAGCCTCTCAGTTGCTGAATTTGATCCTTTTGTAACGGTTCTGGTTTGTTTTGGCGGGAGATTTGATCTCTCTATAACTGAATCAGTCGCTTTCACAACTGACTTTAACTGTTCTGAcggaagaaaattgaaaatcacaTTTTTGGCCATCTGAGGTTTGCTCTCTTGCATTGTAGCTCAGAAAATTTCTTTAGGAACGaaggatattttttttaacaagtttACGTTTCGATACTGGAGAAgctttcaactttaaaaatggTGAGATTTTGGATTTGGAAAtgttttccttcattttctctGATTTTCTCGGCATCCAAAGAGTGacaaaattatgaattcgaAGGCTTGTGAAGAGACTAAGAGTGTTAAAGAGAGAATTTTTGGAGCGAAAATTTGAATCTAAGAATTTAAAATGTGAAAGAGATAAGTCCAAGGAGTATGtgtatttagtttttaaaattttgaatgattcgATTAAAAAAAACTGTGTCAGAAAGCTTAACATTTCAGATTAatagaatttcattaaaattttgagttatctgaaaaataaattattaataataatttattaatattaattattaaaactttaaatttttttaaagaatttttaatttttaatcatttaaacaaaacatcTAATATTCAATACTCATTTATTGATATGAATGCAtgtaagaaaaaggaaaatttaacaatatgccATCTTAAATTTCAGTAagtgaattattaataattcaatatacATTTCATTGCAgagaaatttaatataaattaaatgattttgatttgacattaaataatataattcacTCACATAAGATAAATTTACGGAATCTGATTTTAGGTCTTTGGACGACGACGTTTCACTTGTCTCCAATCCCATCAAAGTTTCACCGATTAAAATCAGATCGACCCCTCATCTCATTCATTTCTCTGCTTCTTACGTTTCATTCTTCAAAAACGACGTCGCTTCATAAATCCCGCTCTCCattcaaactttaattataatcagCTTCAAAGAAGaagcaaattaaattgaaaagagaatgaTGGTTTCAGCTCCAAGCTGCGTAACATTGCGTGCGAAAATCTCTCAATTCTTTTTAATCTTCATTACGTTTGGTTACTAAGAAACGgtaggaaaatttaaaaaaaaaatgtcaacttgattgataatttgtttttttttaaatattttatcttatttgaatttacatgattaatgatataattttgataaatcacCTTTGTTAGTTTAGTTTAGATCTCTCAGTTTGTAGCTTTTTGTTAAGTGATCCAAATCATGAACCGTTAGTTATTTTGATTGCATCCTGGgtttttttattgttcatatCGATTGATTTGTTTGCTGAGCTCTCAGTTTTGTGCGTGAATGCAGAAAAAAGTTTCGTCGTACGATGCGTTTTGATCAGTTGATTTGAGCTCTGATCATAGGCGTATAATTGATAGATGGCTTGGTTCAGCGGGAAAGTTTCGCTGGGAGGCTTCCCGGATCTGGCTGGGGCCGTGAATAAGCTTAGTGAGAGCGTGAAGAATATTGAAAAGAATTTTGATAGTGCGCTTAGATTTGAGGAGAACGCTGAGAAGTCTGAGTTTAGCAACCGCGAAGGTAGCTTATATTGAGTTGTTAATATCGTCAGTTGTTGCACTGTCAGTTCGGGTTTTGATgagaattttgtttctttggcgtttgtatacttaaaattcACAGTTATAATGATTGTTATAACGAAAACTGACATCTTTGTTAATATGTATAGATGATTTAGTcagagtttatttttaatattggcTAAAGTTGAAAGGATCGTGGTGCAAGTTTATACAACCTGGATGGtattaaagttatttttcaagTTCTGCCTGAGGGATTGGTTTGGTCTAAAGTTGTTTTTGAAGGAATAGAAATGGCTAGTTTTGAATGGATGATGTGTATAATGTCCTTAATATTTGTGTGCCAGCCTCAGGATTATGGCCTGTTATGTCCTTTATGGGCCAGAAAAGTGATGAAAGTACCACCAAATCACCGGGAAAACCTGAATCTTTAGAGCAACCGCTGAGAgctgaagaaaaagaaggggTTGAGACTGAAAGGTTACTGCATTCAAGCACTGAGCAAACATCTACTGAAGAAGAAAGGGATGCACCTAGGGAAGTAGAAGATAATGAGCATACAGGGACAGCTGAGACGGTAGATGTTGTTACATCAGACCATGGTAAAGTTGAAGCTGAATCACTAACAGTGCCTGTTGAACCTCCTGAATCAACTATACAAAATATTGAGTCATCAGATTCTATTGACAATCTGCATCAGAAAGAGACTTCAGGTCTAGGAAATTCTGAAGATGCAGAGTCTGTGGAAGCCAACTCAAGACCTGTTTTAGCAGACCAAGCTAAGGATGGTACTATTATTCTACCTGATGTATCAGAAAGTGTTCTTGATCCACATGAAAGCCAGgatgaggagaagaaagaagaaaacaatgatgaagaaaagaaagaagaaagcaaagatgatgagaagaaagaagaaaaaaaggatgAAGAGGAAACACAAGTTGAAGAGGTTGTAGAAAATCTTTTGCCAGTTGAGGCTGAGGCATCAAGTGCTGTCCAAGCTGAAGGGTCTGTCAGTGCTGAGGAGACTGATAGTGCTCATGGATTATCTTTGTCTAGGTTCCCTGCTTCTGATGAAGCTCCTGATGTGGTTTCTGCATCAGTTTCTCCTCAAAAAGGTGCAGGAGTCAAAGCAGTTGAAGTGGATCAGCATGCTAATGCCAATGAGATTGACATTAGGAAGCAACAGTTGGGCTCAGAGGCAGATGCGCCTGTCTCAGGAAAATCTGTTCATGAACTTGAGAAGCTaaagatggaaatgaaaatgatggaaaCTGCATTGCAGGGTGCTGCAAGGCAAGCTCAGGTACTTCATTtgcacaattttatattttttaaaaggtgtaaTTCCTAAACAAGTATTTCTTGCTTTGATAAGTAGGCACTTAATATCTCTATTTCAGACCAAGTGCTGTCATCACTTTCCATAAAGTGCTGTTGAACTACAACTATATGATCTCAGATCATCTTATTTGAGAATTAAGTAACATTTTAGTGTTTGGCTCTTCATCCTTGTCTAGTATGACATTTGTTGTGTTGCCTATAACATTTTTGGTGGCAATCAGCTAGTGCATAATCTGGGAGGTTTTTAAGGTAAATTGTAGTAAAAGCCTTCCTTTTGCGGAAATGACAAAATCATGGCTATTTTCAAgttctttattttattgaatcatTAGACTTGCCTCAAGCTCAGCTATAAAAACCTCAATGGTTGTTATTTTGGCTGTTTGAGTGCGCAGATATGTGTTTCCTTTCTCCCATGTTTATATGACTTAACATTGTTTGATGGGAATAAAGTTGCTTATGATGCTTTATGATATTTGCCCAGTAATTTTGAGGTTGAAACttgttcaaatattttcttaaaattaactCTTGTTCAGTAATTTGTTTTTCctatgaaaaaaaatgtaatgttTTCAGgtcaattttattgaaaatctcTGATGTGGTCTTTTTAGTgtctttattattttcttgtgtTGACACATTTCTTGAACATTCACCATGGTATGCTTCCCTAACTTGTAAAACTTGGTAGTCACTTACATTTTGCATGCCATTTCTTTTTGGTTGTATTTTC
Above is a genomic segment from Mangifera indica cultivar Alphonso chromosome 3, CATAS_Mindica_2.1, whole genome shotgun sequence containing:
- the LOC123210981 gene encoding protein lin-54 homolog; translation: MQESKPQMAKNVIFNFLPSEQLKSVVKATDSVIERSNLPPKQTRTVTKGSNSATERLVSSPVNIIKQLVFTEFGLSPVTAMRSPEISVPPVESNTALHSPPLSSDVCPDIISSSKAEPPKMHFRPNIKGNNGCCCKRSRCLKLYCECFAAGVYCDGHKCNCIGCRNNVENEASRRAAIESILERNAYAFSPKIAGSPCVALNNGDDKENVPMKHYRGCGCKRTGCIKKYCECYQAKVYCSENCRCVDCKNSEGCVESMALLERHSNNTKICKNFAGCEESLIVSGGNGITSIKKIFEGSVETDNVTDGNLSNTDICKNFQGLEQKITSPRGENFKRKVCIHQANTAISTAIGLSGHRFLIASRKRKFHEFLNSNDKDPPNQGLINERKVRLFAL